A stretch of DNA from Micromonospora sp. WMMD1155:
CGCGGTATCTGATCTCGTTCAACGACGGCGCGATGGACCACATCCCCGCCGAGGACTTCCCCGACGTGGGCAAGGCGGCGCACTCGGTGACCCAGGAGGCCATGAACGCCGGCGTGTGGGTGTACGGCGGTGGCCTCGAACGGCAGCAGGCGAGCATCGTGGCCACCGACGGGACGGTCACCGACGGCCTCTTCCCGGAGACCAAGGAGGTCATCGGCGGTCTGACCGTCGTCGACGTGGCCACCCGTGAGGAGGCCCTGGAGTGGGCTGCCAAGATGGCAGCCGCGTGCCGGTGCCCACAGGAGGTCCGCGAGATCATGGCGGACCCCGAGCTCGACGTGATGCTCAGCGAGGCGGCCGGCCGGGGCTGACGGCACCGGCACCGTCCGGGCGGGCCGGTGTCTCGGGGGGACCCCGGCCCGCCCCACCCGACCGGACGGCGGGTCACGACCTGGCGGTGACGCTCTCCGACCGGTTCGCGGTGATGCGGTGGCGGCGCACCGGGTACGGCATCGGGTGGGAGATGCTCCAGGCCCCGCCCTTGCAGGCGAGCTCCTTGTAGCGGGCCGCCAGCTTCCCCGTGAGGAGGGACGGCTTGGCCCGGTCGTCGGCGGTCACGTACTGGATGATGCCGTCGCGGCGGCCGAGGCTGATGCACTGGTTGAAGTACCGCAGCGGTGCCTTCGGGAACGTCGACCGGCCGGTCAGCCGGGCGGCGATGGCGTCGGCGGCCTGCCACGCCATCGGGATTCCCGAGGCGCAGGCCATCCGCAGCGGCTTGCCGCCCGGTCCGGCGGCGAGACCGGCGTCGCCGACCGCGTACACGTCGGGGTGCGAGACCGACCGCATCGTGTCGTCGACGACGATCTGCCCGGTCGCCGCGACCGTCAGGGTCGTGGCGGCGGCGATCGGGTGGACGGCGAAGCCGGTCGTCCACACCGTCACCTCGGCCGGGATCACCCGGCCGTCGCCGGTGACCACGCCGGTCGCGTCGACCCGGGCGATGTCGGCGTGCTCGTGCACGGTGATGCCGAGCCGGTCGCAGACGCCGCGCAGGTGCCGCCGGGCCCTGTCGTTGAGCCAGTCGCCGAGACCGCCCCGGGTCGCGAGCGCGACGTCGAGGTCCGGCCGGGCCTCGGCGATCTCGGTGACCGCTTCGAGGCCGGTGAGGCCTCCGCCGACGACGAGCACGGTCCCGCCGGCCGCGAGGTGGGCGAGGCGGTCACGCAACCGCAACGCCGCAGGCCTGCCCGCGATGTCGTACGCGTGCTCCGCGACGCCGGGGACGCCGTGGTCGGCGGCGGTGCTGCCCAGTGCGTAGACGAGCGTGTCGTACGCGATCTCGCCGGTGCCGTGCTCGTCGGCCAGCGCGACGGTCCGGCTGTCGACGTCGACGGCGGTGACCCGCGCCTGTCGGAGCGTGACGCCGGTGCCGGCGTACACGTCGCGGAGCGGGCGGTGGTCGAGGTCCTGTCCGGTGGCGAGCTGGTGCATGCGTACCCGCTCGACGAAGTCGGCGTCGGCGTTGACGACCGTGATCTCGGTGTCGTCGGGGTGCAGTCGCCTGGCGAGGCGTCCCGCGGCGATGGCTCCGGTGTAGCCGGCTCCGAGGACGACGATGCGGTGTCTCATGGTGGCGCTCCTGTCTCGGCGATGGTCGCTTCCTGAACCGGGCAGCGACGCGTTTCCTGACAGGAGTCGGCTATGAGCTGGGTCACCAGACGCGGAAGAGGGCCTCCCCGTGTGCGGTCGCGGACCACTGACGACTCGCGCGGGCCAGCTTGTCGGGGTTGACCTGGTTGTGGATGGCCGCGACGCCGTCGGGCGTCACGTCCAGGGACATCACGCCGATCACCCGGTCGTCGATCACCACCACCACGGCCGGAGCGCCGTTCGCGGCGGCGACGTGCACGGCGGGGCTGCCTCCGACCAGGTCCCGCTTCACGTCTGCGGGTTTGAACAGGCCGCGCAGGAACTTCGCCACCGCCATCGCGCCGGTGATCGAGGCGCGGGCCGGGATCTTGCCGCCGCCGTCGGCGGTGCTCCGCACGTCGTCGGTCAGCAGCTCGACCAGCCGGTGGATCTCGCCGTTGTTGGCCGCCGTGAGGAACTCCGCGATGATCTTCTGGGCGGTGGCGCGGTCGACCTCCGCGCGGGCCCGCTCCGCGGCGACGTGCTGTTTGGCCCGTCGGTAGGTCTGCTGGCAGTTCGACTCGGTGCGGCCGAGGATCTCGGCGATCTCGGCGTGCGCGTAGCCGAAGGCCTCGCGCAGCACGTACACCGCGCGCTCGTTGGGGGAGAGCCGCTCCAGCAGGGTGAGCACCGCCATCGAGACCGACTCGCGCTGCTCGGCGGTGTCGAGCGGGCCGAGCATCCGGTCGCCGGCGAGGACCGGTTCGGGCAGCCAGCTGCCCACGTACGTCTCCCGCCTGGCCCGCGCCGAGGTGAGCTGGTTGAGGCACACGTTGGTGAGCACCTTCGTCAGCCACGCCTCGGGCGTCTCGACGTGCCCCCGGTCGGCGGCCTGCCAGCGCAGGAACGTGTCCTGCACGGCGTCCTCGGCGTCGCTCGCCGAGCCCAGCAGTCGATAGGCGATCGCCTCCAGGCGAGCCCGGGAGCGCTCGAACAGCTCGACCTGGTCCGGACTCAGCGGCATGGCTAGACAGTATCCAGCGACGCCGAGCGCCGGTCCCTCAGCACCGACGCCGGCTTCGTCGCGGTTGCCGCCGTCAGACAGATCACCGTTGCGGCGACCAGCGGCGGGCGGGCACCGAGGTGCACGGCCGCCGAGCCGAGGGGGATCGCGGCGACGAGGGGCCCGAACATCGCGGTGTTCGCCGTCGCGGAGACCCGGCCCAGCAGAGCCGGTGGCGTGTGCGTCTGCACGGCGGTCACCGCCGCGACCAGCGTCCACGGCAGGCCCACTCCGGCGACCGCCGCACCCGCGAGGGTGGCCGGCCACCACGGCAGGCAGCGGGCCAGACAACCGACGGCGAACAGCGCCGTCCCGGCGACGCCGACGGCGACGGGACCGAGCCGGCTGATGATCCGGCCGACGAACAGCCCACCGACGATGGAACCGGCTCCCTGCGCGCTGGCCAGCACTCCCAGGAACGTCGATGGAAGGCGCAGTTCCGTGACGACCATCGCGTAGACCGCCGCGGTCGTGAAGCCGGACATGGCGATCGACACGGCCGCGAGCACGACCGGCAGACGCGTCGCGCGCTCTCCGAACAGGGCCACCAGTCCGGTACGCGGACCGCCACCGTGGCGCGCGGGCCGGTCGGGAGGTGTCCGGCGCAGGCGGAGCACCGCGTACAGGAGGGCGACCAGGACGGGCATGACCGCGCTGAGGACGACGACGGCGTGACCGCCGCGCCAGGCGTAGAGGCCGGCGCCGACCAGGGGAGCGACGAGCTTCATGCCCTCCTGCGCGCTGGACCGCCACCCGTTGACGCCGCCGAGTTCCGTCGGCGACAGCGCGGACGGCAGCAGCGCCGTCTCACCCGCGTCGATCAGCACGTAGCTGATGCCGTACGCGCACGAGACGGCGAAGATCAGCCAGGTCTGGTCCGGCCCCCGTACGGTGAGGAGCGCCAGCAGCGCGGCCGCCAGCAGCAGGTTGACGGCGATGACCAGGGGCCGCCGGGGCACCCGGTCGAGCAGGCCGCCCAGCCACGGGCCGGCCAGCACCGGGGCGTACACGCAGAGCCCGGCGAGGGCCGCGAGGCTCGTCGAGCCGGTCAGGTCGAGGATCCAGACGCCGGCCACCAGGGACATGGCGCTGCTGCCGAAGCCGGACAGCAGCGAGATCCCCACGAACAGTCCGGCGTTGCGCCGCATCGGGCCTCCAGGATTGAGTCGAGACGACTCACATCCTGATTCTTGAGCCGGGCAGGGGCAATGCCATTTGGCGACGTCAAGCTTCTGTTGACAGGGCTGTGTCGATCTTCGTTGCGGCGGTGCGAACGGGTGGTGGCAGCGAGGCGCCCGCCTCGGCGAGATCCGTGGTGAGGTGTACAGCCAACGCGTACAGCGAGCCGGGAGTGGCGTCCAGGGCGACCTCCGCGGTGCGCCGGACGAGCGCCGCTCGACAGAACCGGGTGTCCCAGCGTCGGTCTGCGGCGATCCACCGCCCGAGGTCGGCCACGGCGTCACGCAGCGCCACGATCTGCGGCGAGACGTCGAGGTCGTGCCGCTGCCGTCGGGACCGCCGCGCGGTCACCAGGCGCTGGCGACGCTGCTCGGCGGCCTGCCGACTGCCGAGGCCCAGGGCGGTGGCGATCTGCGCCCACGTCGCGCCCCCGTGGCGCGCCCGGTCGATGAGGTCCAACTCCTCCTCGTCCAGCCGCGCACGGGTGATCCGGACGTCCGCCAGGCGGGCCAGCTCCGATGACACGCGTCAACGTTACATTGACACGGTGGGTCCTGTGGCGGGCGTGCGCCGAGGTCTCCGCCGCCGTGCTGCTACCTCCGTCACACCGGTTGGCAACCGGAACAGCGTTCCGTATGGTGGTTAGCGGAACATCGTTCCACTTGATCGCTCACCCGATGGAGGAAAGACATGCAGTACCGCACCTTGGGTCGCACCGGCGTCCAGGTCAGCACCCTTTCGCTGGGCGCGATGAACTTCGGCAAGCTGGGACGTACCACCCAGGAGGACGCGACGGCGATCGTCGACGCCGCCCTCGATGCCGGAATCAACCTGATCGACACCGCCGACATGTACAGCCAGGGCGAGTCGGAGGAGATGGTGGGCAGGGCCATCGCCGGTCGTCGCGACGACATCGTGCTGGCCACGAAGGCCGGTATGCCGATGGGCGACGAGCGCAACCACCGCGGCGGCTCGCGCCGCTGGCTGATCACCGAGCTGGACGACAGCCTGCGCCGCCTCGGGGTCGACCACGTCGATCTCTACCAGGTCCACCGGTGGGACCCGACCACCAGCGACGAGGAGACCCTGTCGGCGCTGACCGATCTGCAACGGGCCGGGAAGATCCGCTACTTCGGGGCGTCGACCTTCCCCGCGTATCGGCTCGTGCAGGCCGAGTGGGCCGCGCGGGAGCACCACCTGAGCCGGTACGTCACGGAGCAGCCCAGCTACTCGATCCTGCAACGCGGCATCGAGGCCCACGTCCTGCCCGTGACCGAGCAGTACGGGCTCGGCGTGCTCGCCTGGAGCCCTCTCGCCTCGGGCTGGCTCTCGGGCGCGATCCGCGCCGGCCGGGAGATCACCACCAGTCGCTCGGCGATCCTGCCCCAGCGCTTCGACCTGACCATCCCCGCGAACCAGGCCCGGCTCGACGCCGTCGAGCGGTTGGCCACGGTCGCCGACGAGGCCGGGCTCACCATGATCCAGCTCGCCCTCGGATTCGTCACCGCGCACCCCGCCGTGACCAGCGCGATCATCGGCCCGCGCACCATCGAGCACCTGCGCTCCCAGCTCGCCGCCGCCGACACCGTGCTCTCCGCCGACGTGCTCGACGCGATCGACGCGATCGTGGCGCCCGGCGTCGACCTCGCCGCACACGAGAAGTTCGACGCTCCGCCGGCCCTGCTCGACGCGGCACTCCGACGTCGCTGATGCACCGGGTGTTGCGTCGGCCGACACCCGCCCCGCGCCCATCGGGTGCGCTGATCAGGGCCGGAGGTCGCCTAGGATGAGGTCTATGGGCGCGGAGGCTGTCGGCATGCACATGCCCGCTGTCGTGACGCTCGACGACGTGGCGGCGATGAACGCTGCCGATTCGAATGGTCACCGCTACGAGAGCAGCCCCGAGGGGGTTCTGTCGGTCATGCCTCCGCCCGATTCGGAACACGCCATGATCGCCAGTCGCCTCTTCGCCTGGTGATCATGGCCGGATGGCCCGCCGAGCAGGTGCTCCAGGCCGCCGGCGTCCGCATCTCCGGCCCGGACGGTGACGGCGGCCGCATTTCCGACCTCAGCGTGTGGCGTAAGCCGCCGGTCCGCAGTGTCTGGGCGGCGGTCGCCGACGTCGCGCTCGTCGTGGAGATCGTCTCGCCCGGCTCCGAGGCGATGGACTCGGTGACCAAGGTCCGCGAGTACGCGTCGGCGGGGATCCCGCAGTACCGGGTCGTCGATCGGGACAGCGCGCAGACCGTCACCGGGTGCCGAATAGTCCCGTCAGTGGCCTTGTCACAAACCGGACAAGACGGTAAAGCCCCTGGTGGAGCACCCTTGGGGTAGGTGGAGGTGGACGGGTGGCGGGCCACATCCCGATCCTCCGGCCCGTTGGGGACAGCATCGTCCGCACCGGTGCCGCCCTCACCCAGCCCGGCCGCGACGCCGCGGCGGTCACGGCACAGTTGCCGTGCCGTTCGCGCGTACGACAGGCCGTGGCTGCCACTGACACCCCTGCGGGCGCCCGCAGCGGTGCCTCCGCCCACCGGGACAAGGACGTCAGCACCCGCCGGTAGTCAGGCGACGCCTCCCACCGGTCGTGCCTGCCGTCCCCGTGCCCCGCCGGCCTTTCGCACTGTGGACCCTCGCCGGTCCGGTGTCGCTCGACCGCGCGCCGGCCCGGACGACCGAGCCAGAAAGGGCCCGACATGGCCGCTCCCACCGTTACCGCAGCCCTGAACGCCACCGTCTTCGCGCCGGGCGACCAGATGCTGCTGACCGTCACCTACTCGGACGCCGACACCAAGCCACTGACCGTCACCATCGTGGTCACCGACGCGCAGGGCAACAGCAGCGCGCCGGTCAAGGTCACCGCCGTCATCGACCCGCTCACCGTGACCGTGACCGACAACTCGGGGCGTACCTGGACCCGAGTGTCCGACAACGGCTCGGTGGCCGTCTACCGGGCGGTGGCGTGATGCCCCGGGTCACCGTCCAGGTCCGCGACGCCGGCGGGAACACCGCGACGGCCGGCGTCGACTACAGCCTGGTCCCACAACAACCCGTACTCGGGGGCTACTACCTGTCCGGGGGCGCGGACCCCACCGCTGACATGACCGGCGGCAACTTCCGGTCGCTCACCCAGTACCGCAGCTTCGCCGACGGCTTCACCTTCCCCGGCTACAACCGGCCCTGGCTGGTCAACCTGGGCAAGGCCGGTGTGCAGATGAACATGGTCCTGGAGTTGAAGCACTACGGCGCGCCCAACCAGGGGCCGCAGAGCTTCACTGTGGACGGCGTCAGCTACACCGTTCCGGCGCCGTCGATGACCATCCAGCAGCGACCCGGCACGACCTTCCCGAGAGCGTACGGCTACGGACAGGTGCTCAAGGGCCAGTGCGACGGGTTGTTCGCCCGTGCCCTGTCGCAGTACCGGACGCTCGGCTTCGGGGTGAACATCCAGCTCGCCTCGGAGTTGGACACCGACCACGAGTTCGGCACCACCGAGGACGGCAAGGCGTACACCTGGGCCGAGTCGGACGCCCGGGCGGTGCAGGCGGTCAACTACATCATCACCTGGTTCAAGGCACGGTCCCTGCCCGCCAACACCACGTTCTCGGTCGGGCTGGGCGGCTTCGACCGGGCCTGCTTCCAGCGCACCCACCCCGAGTCGCTGATGGCCCGCCTCGACTTCCTGCAGTGGAACGCGTACGGCACCGACGCCAGCCACACCGCGCTGGCCCGGTTCCGCCGTACCAAGGACTGGGCGGTGGCCGATCTCGGCCCGGTGGCGCTGTCCCGGCCCGTGATCATCGCGGAGTGGGGGGTGCGGGTGGCCGAGATCCCCGACCAGGCCGCCTGGATCGCCACCGTGCCGGCGGCGATCGCCCAGCTCAACGCCGAGCGGGGGCCACGGATCGTGCGCACCAACTACTTCAACTCGGGGTGGGGCACGCTGACCCCGAAGGCGACCGGGTTGGCCGCGCTGCGCGAGGCGTACGCCAAGCGACCGTACGTCTGACCGGTCCCGGCGGCTCCGGGTGCCCGGGGCCGCCGGGGCGACACCGTCAGCCCTCACCGAGCCGTTCGGCGTACGCGTCGCGCAGCTCGGACCACCCGAAGTCCTTGGCCTCCGCGCCACGGATCGGGCCGATCGGGTCGCCGTCGAGCAGCCGGTCGGCGACGTCGAGGCAGAGGTGCCAACCGGCCGTGACCATCGGCAGCATGCCCTGGTCGGCGACGGTGTGTCGCAGGGTGAGCCGGGTGCCGTCGCCCAACGGGCTCAGTTCCCAGCGCAGCAGGTCGTCGCCCCAGGTGTACTCCAGCAGGTGTGGCGGCTCGGCCCGGCGTACCGTCGTCGGGTCCTCCTGGGTGGCCTCGCCGTCGACGAGGGTGAGCACGGCGGCGCCGGTGTGGCCGAGATCGCGGTCGGCGAGGAACGGCGCCCACTGCGCGAGCCGGCTCGGGTCGGTCAGTGCCGCCCAGACGGTGGTCGGCGGATGCCGCAGGTCGCGGACGAAGACCAGGGTCACGGCGTCGCCGGTCGGCTCGGTGCGTACCTCGGCGGGTGGGCTCGGGCGGAACGTATCGCGGTCCATTCACTGCTCCTGACTGTCGAGGTGCTGTTCCAGGGCGTCCAGGTGTCGGGCCCACAGTCGGCGGTACGGGTCCAGCCAGCCGTCGACGGCCCGCAGCGGGCCCGGATCGAGGCGGTAGATCCGCTGTCGGGCGGCCGTCCGGCAGGTGACGAAGCCGGCGTCACGAAGCACCCGCAGGTGTTTGGAGACGGCCGGCTGGCTGACCCCCAGGCCGTCGACCAGCTCGCCGACGCTGCGTTCGGCGTCGCGAAGCTGATCGAGGATCCGGCGCCGGGTGGGCTCGGCGAGGATGGTGAAGGCGTCGGTGGACACGCCCCCTAATATGCCTCTTCAGTCATATGTTCGTCAAAGCATATGGGCGGGGGTCCCGTCCCGACGTGGGCACCACCGTTCGCTCCCTATGCTCGGATCATGGAACTGCGGATCTTCACCGAACCCCAGCAGGGCGCCGACTACGACCA
This window harbors:
- a CDS encoding MFS transporter, whose product is MRRNAGLFVGISLLSGFGSSAMSLVAGVWILDLTGSTSLAALAGLCVYAPVLAGPWLGGLLDRVPRRPLVIAVNLLLAAALLALLTVRGPDQTWLIFAVSCAYGISYVLIDAGETALLPSALSPTELGGVNGWRSSAQEGMKLVAPLVGAGLYAWRGGHAVVVLSAVMPVLVALLYAVLRLRRTPPDRPARHGGGPRTGLVALFGERATRLPVVLAAVSIAMSGFTTAAVYAMVVTELRLPSTFLGVLASAQGAGSIVGGLFVGRIISRLGPVAVGVAGTALFAVGCLARCLPWWPATLAGAAVAGVGLPWTLVAAVTAVQTHTPPALLGRVSATANTAMFGPLVAAIPLGSAAVHLGARPPLVAATVICLTAATATKPASVLRDRRSASLDTV
- a CDS encoding YciI family protein translates to MARYLISFNDGAMDHIPAEDFPDVGKAAHSVTQEAMNAGVWVYGGGLERQQASIVATDGTVTDGLFPETKEVIGGLTVVDVATREEALEWAAKMAAACRCPQEVREIMADPELDVMLSEAAGRG
- a CDS encoding Uma2 family endonuclease encodes the protein MAGWPAEQVLQAAGVRISGPDGDGGRISDLSVWRKPPVRSVWAAVADVALVVEIVSPGSEAMDSVTKVREYASAGIPQYRVVDRDSAQTVTGCRIVPSVALSQTGQDGKAPGGAPLG
- a CDS encoding RNA polymerase sigma-70 factor, with the translated sequence MPLSPDQVELFERSRARLEAIAYRLLGSASDAEDAVQDTFLRWQAADRGHVETPEAWLTKVLTNVCLNQLTSARARRETYVGSWLPEPVLAGDRMLGPLDTAEQRESVSMAVLTLLERLSPNERAVYVLREAFGYAHAEIAEILGRTESNCQQTYRRAKQHVAAERARAEVDRATAQKIIAEFLTAANNGEIHRLVELLTDDVRSTADGGGKIPARASITGAMAVAKFLRGLFKPADVKRDLVGGSPAVHVAAANGAPAVVVVIDDRVIGVMSLDVTPDGVAAIHNQVNPDKLARASRQWSATAHGEALFRVW
- a CDS encoding aldo/keto reductase; the protein is MQYRTLGRTGVQVSTLSLGAMNFGKLGRTTQEDATAIVDAALDAGINLIDTADMYSQGESEEMVGRAIAGRRDDIVLATKAGMPMGDERNHRGGSRRWLITELDDSLRRLGVDHVDLYQVHRWDPTTSDEETLSALTDLQRAGKIRYFGASTFPAYRLVQAEWAAREHHLSRYVTEQPSYSILQRGIEAHVLPVTEQYGLGVLAWSPLASGWLSGAIRAGREITTSRSAILPQRFDLTIPANQARLDAVERLATVADEAGLTMIQLALGFVTAHPAVTSAIIGPRTIEHLRSQLAAADTVLSADVLDAIDAIVAPGVDLAAHEKFDAPPALLDAALRRR
- a CDS encoding metalloregulator ArsR/SmtB family transcription factor gives rise to the protein MSTDAFTILAEPTRRRILDQLRDAERSVGELVDGLGVSQPAVSKHLRVLRDAGFVTCRTAARQRIYRLDPGPLRAVDGWLDPYRRLWARHLDALEQHLDSQEQ
- a CDS encoding FAD-dependent oxidoreductase → MRHRIVVLGAGYTGAIAAGRLARRLHPDDTEITVVNADADFVERVRMHQLATGQDLDHRPLRDVYAGTGVTLRQARVTAVDVDSRTVALADEHGTGEIAYDTLVYALGSTAADHGVPGVAEHAYDIAGRPAALRLRDRLAHLAAGGTVLVVGGGLTGLEAVTEIAEARPDLDVALATRGGLGDWLNDRARRHLRGVCDRLGITVHEHADIARVDATGVVTGDGRVIPAEVTVWTTGFAVHPIAAATTLTVAATGQIVVDDTMRSVSHPDVYAVGDAGLAAGPGGKPLRMACASGIPMAWQAADAIAARLTGRSTFPKAPLRYFNQCISLGRRDGIIQYVTADDRAKPSLLTGKLAARYKELACKGGAWSISHPMPYPVRRHRITANRSESVTARS
- a CDS encoding SRPBCC family protein, encoding MDRDTFRPSPPAEVRTEPTGDAVTLVFVRDLRHPPTTVWAALTDPSRLAQWAPFLADRDLGHTGAAVLTLVDGEATQEDPTTVRRAEPPHLLEYTWGDDLLRWELSPLGDGTRLTLRHTVADQGMLPMVTAGWHLCLDVADRLLDGDPIGPIRGAEAKDFGWSELRDAYAERLGEG